A single region of the Candidatus Dormiibacterota bacterium genome encodes:
- a CDS encoding PilZ domain-containing protein, producing MTKGKQSSKRARRRVEVRYGPDQPQFIGYSGNVSRSGIMVRAIRVFAPGTVLNLELKFPDGTFQVRGEVVWAREGPVQFLSTGRVGMGINFLQPSAEFLGYLERAGAPR from the coding sequence ATGACGAAGGGAAAGCAGTCGAGCAAGCGCGCGCGCCGCCGCGTCGAAGTGCGCTACGGCCCGGACCAGCCGCAGTTCATCGGATATTCCGGAAACGTCTCCCGCAGCGGGATCATGGTGCGCGCGATCCGCGTGTTCGCGCCGGGGACCGTCCTCAACCTCGAGCTCAAGTTCCCCGACGGCACGTTTCAGGTGCGCGGCGAGGTCGTGTGGGCGCGCGAGGGGCCGGTGCAGTTCCTGTCCACCGGCCGCGTGGGCATGGGCATCAACTTTCTGCAGCCCTCCGCGGAATTCCTGGGGTACCTGGAACGGGCCGGCGCTCCGCGATGA
- a CDS encoding thrombospondin type 3 repeat-containing protein: RLANPGQADRDHDGRGDACDNCPDAPNPGQEDTDGNGTGDACGP, from the coding sequence CGCGCCTCGCCAACCCGGGCCAGGCCGACCGCGACCACGACGGCCGCGGCGACGCCTGCGACAACTGCCCCGACGCCCCCAACCCCGGCCAGGAAGACACCGACGGCAACGGCACAGGCGACGCCTGCGGGCCGTAG